One genomic region from Haloarcula taiwanensis encodes:
- a CDS encoding electron transfer flavoprotein, with amino-acid sequence MTTHQDGNADGASATARTVSVDVVVVGAGTSGCYAAATVADAGYDVVVVERKDETEAGHIACGDALKGASDFPDAIPKSQLEPAFTNTDVDHGRFEIPQEDTVLEIPVPGELAVIDRWEYGRCLIEGANNSGVEFHYDTVVQDVLQDDSGRVTGVKAMRKGDPVTYEGDMVIDGAGALSILQDKTDLEDATFDTNVQYSQFCSAYREIIEVDEPVEWDDALVFKPTERSAGYLWYFPRTDTEINAGLGFQMNEEPMELVDDLKRDLQGRSEFEGAKVQDKLGAALPTRRPYDSAVAPGFMAVGDAAGHVNPTTGGGIAGAAYAGTYAAEQAIEAIESGRTDDEAALWEYNERVMDHFGARYAALDVYNIFTTAYDVDDLMALLAALPGEKLAEALYGGSTSIGLGLKLKMAVKSIGHLGTIRDLYQTKKAADRLLDHYESYPSDRSGFEAWQRERDSIMDDIYDVTGADPKY; translated from the coding sequence ATGACCACACACCAGGACGGCAACGCCGACGGAGCGTCGGCGACGGCACGGACCGTTTCCGTGGACGTTGTCGTCGTCGGGGCCGGGACATCCGGCTGTTACGCCGCCGCGACTGTCGCGGACGCGGGCTACGATGTCGTCGTCGTAGAGCGCAAAGACGAGACCGAAGCCGGCCACATCGCCTGCGGAGACGCACTGAAGGGAGCCAGCGACTTCCCCGATGCGATTCCGAAGTCACAGCTCGAACCGGCCTTTACCAACACAGATGTCGACCACGGCCGCTTCGAGATTCCGCAGGAAGACACTGTTCTCGAGATCCCCGTCCCGGGCGAACTCGCCGTCATCGACCGCTGGGAGTACGGTCGTTGTCTCATTGAAGGGGCAAACAACAGCGGCGTGGAGTTCCACTACGACACGGTCGTTCAGGACGTGCTACAGGACGACAGCGGCCGTGTGACCGGCGTAAAAGCCATGCGGAAAGGCGACCCCGTCACGTACGAGGGTGACATGGTCATCGACGGGGCCGGCGCACTGTCTATTCTGCAGGACAAGACGGACCTCGAAGACGCGACCTTCGACACGAACGTCCAGTACTCGCAGTTCTGTTCGGCATACCGTGAGATAATCGAAGTCGACGAGCCGGTCGAGTGGGACGACGCGCTCGTGTTCAAGCCGACCGAGCGCTCTGCCGGCTATCTCTGGTATTTCCCGCGCACGGACACGGAGATCAACGCCGGCCTTGGCTTCCAGATGAACGAGGAGCCGATGGAGCTAGTCGACGACCTCAAGCGCGACCTCCAGGGTCGAAGCGAGTTCGAGGGCGCGAAGGTACAGGATAAACTCGGCGCTGCGCTGCCGACACGCCGGCCGTACGATTCCGCCGTCGCGCCCGGATTCATGGCCGTCGGCGACGCCGCCGGACACGTCAATCCGACGACCGGCGGCGGTATCGCCGGTGCAGCCTACGCCGGGACCTACGCCGCTGAACAGGCTATCGAAGCCATCGAATCTGGCCGGACGGACGACGAAGCCGCGCTCTGGGAGTACAACGAGCGCGTGATGGACCACTTCGGCGCACGGTATGCGGCGCTTGACGTGTACAACATATTCACCACCGCCTACGACGTCGACGACCTGATGGCCCTGCTGGCCGCGTTGCCCGGCGAGAAGCTCGCAGAGGCACTGTACGGCGGTTCGACCAGCATCGGACTCGGACTCAAACTCAAGATGGCCGTCAAGAGCATCGGCCACCTCGGGACGATCAGGGACCTCTACCAGACAAAAAAGGCTGCCGACCGGCTACTGGACCATTACGAATCCTACCCGAGCGACCGGAGCGGCTTCGAAGCCTGGCAACGCGAGCGCGATTCGATTATGGACGATATCTACGACGTCACTGGCGCAGACCCCAAGTACTGA
- a CDS encoding type IV pilin yields the protein MLARRFKSDDSAVSPVVGVILMVAVTVLLAATAATFFLDFGSGNIGQSAPQAAFSFDYDAGSPDTLTIEHRSGDSIRAGNLYITVSGASGANGQHDFSSLSGTLSAGSEITAGSRVTFSGASDLSDATVTLNWKSPDSGKSIRLASWEAP from the coding sequence ATGCTAGCACGTAGATTCAAATCTGACGACAGTGCAGTCTCGCCAGTTGTGGGTGTCATCCTAATGGTTGCAGTAACAGTACTGTTAGCGGCGACAGCAGCGACGTTCTTCCTCGACTTCGGCTCAGGGAACATCGGCCAGAGCGCGCCACAGGCGGCGTTCTCATTTGATTACGATGCCGGGAGTCCCGACACCCTGACAATCGAACACCGAAGCGGCGACTCGATTCGGGCCGGAAATCTGTACATCACTGTTAGCGGGGCTTCAGGAGCCAACGGACAGCACGATTTCTCGAGTCTCAGCGGCACGCTGTCGGCTGGTTCGGAAATCACGGCCGGGTCACGGGTGACGTTTTCCGGGGCATCGGACCTTTCTGACGCGACAGTCACACTGAACTGGAAGTCGCCGGATAGCGGCAAATCGATCCGACTCGCCAGCTGGGAAGCGCCGTAG
- a CDS encoding N-acyl-L-amino acid amidohydrolase, producing the protein MNESQQERLRSLRRDLHSYPEPAWREFYTTSRIVDELERIGVDQLHLGRDVVDADARMAVPDDDELDAWRTKAREAGAREDVLEAANGGFTGALAVVEQGEGPTVALRVDIDALPIREADSAAHAPAAAGFRSGNEGYMHACGHDAHATIGLGVLEAVKESDFRGTFKVVFQPAEEVIGGGKAVAESGHLDDVDHLLAIHVGLDHPTGEIVAGVGGFLAVRQFEATFSGETAHAGGHPAQGRDAVQALATAVQNLHAIRRHGEGATRVNAGVVEGGTATNIVPGEATLEGEVRGETTPLKEYMSGRADTVMSSAAEIHDCEVAIETTAEAPSAVSDDTLADVVYKMADTVPGVTSRLRTDDLGGSEDATYLMDRVQNHGGTATFVGIGTDHPGGHHTPTFDVDEDSLAIGVDVVTGAVRRLSE; encoded by the coding sequence ATGAACGAGTCCCAGCAGGAGCGGCTCCGGTCCCTCCGGCGTGACCTGCACAGCTATCCCGAACCCGCGTGGCGGGAGTTCTACACCACCAGTCGCATCGTCGACGAACTGGAACGCATCGGCGTCGACCAGTTGCATCTCGGGCGGGATGTCGTCGACGCCGACGCGCGGATGGCGGTCCCCGACGACGACGAGCTCGACGCCTGGCGGACGAAGGCCCGCGAGGCCGGTGCCCGGGAGGACGTGCTGGAGGCCGCCAACGGAGGGTTCACCGGTGCGCTGGCCGTCGTCGAACAGGGCGAGGGACCGACCGTCGCGCTCCGGGTCGACATCGACGCGCTCCCGATACGGGAGGCCGACAGCGCCGCACACGCCCCGGCGGCCGCGGGGTTCCGCTCGGGGAACGAGGGGTACATGCACGCCTGCGGCCACGACGCCCACGCGACAATCGGCCTCGGCGTGCTGGAGGCGGTGAAAGAGAGTGATTTCCGCGGCACGTTCAAAGTCGTCTTCCAGCCCGCCGAGGAGGTCATCGGCGGCGGGAAGGCCGTCGCCGAAAGCGGTCATCTGGACGATGTGGACCACCTGCTGGCGATACACGTCGGTCTCGACCATCCGACTGGAGAGATTGTCGCCGGCGTCGGCGGCTTCCTCGCCGTTCGGCAGTTCGAGGCGACGTTCAGCGGTGAGACAGCCCACGCAGGAGGACATCCAGCACAGGGACGGGACGCTGTACAGGCCCTTGCGACCGCCGTACAGAACCTCCATGCGATTCGCCGCCACGGCGAGGGCGCGACACGGGTCAACGCTGGCGTCGTCGAGGGCGGCACAGCGACGAACATCGTCCCCGGGGAGGCGACGCTGGAAGGGGAAGTCCGCGGCGAAACGACCCCGCTCAAGGAGTACATGAGCGGGCGGGCAGACACCGTCATGTCGTCGGCTGCAGAGATCCACGACTGCGAGGTCGCCATCGAGACGACGGCGGAAGCACCGAGCGCGGTCAGCGACGACACGCTTGCAGACGTGGTGTATAAAATGGCCGACACAGTTCCCGGCGTCACCAGCCGCCTTCGAACCGACGATCTCGGCGGCAGCGAGGACGCCACCTATCTGATGGACCGCGTCCAGAATCACGGCGGGACGGCGACGTTTGTCGGTATCGGGACCGACCATCCGGGCGGCCACCACACCCCCACATTCGATGTCGACGAAGACTCGCTGGCTATCGGCGTCGATGTCGTCACCGGGGCAGTCCGCCGGCTGAGCGAGTGA
- a CDS encoding 30S ribosomal protein S10 produces the protein MPFVTTLTFTSGDRHRLDDVVTEIKENAEQKGVELKGPHPKQPQELRIPQSKSLGPGGGRFESWTHTVYTRTIEIVGYEEFARTVTQRTFPDAIHVEAGVEQRTQVGSGS, from the coding sequence ATGCCCTTTGTCACGACGCTTACTTTCACCAGTGGGGACCGACACCGACTCGACGACGTCGTCACGGAGATCAAGGAAAACGCCGAGCAGAAGGGGGTCGAACTGAAAGGCCCCCATCCGAAACAGCCACAGGAGCTACGCATCCCGCAGTCGAAGTCGCTGGGGCCGGGCGGCGGCCGCTTCGAGTCCTGGACTCACACCGTCTACACCCGGACCATAGAGATAGTCGGCTACGAGGAGTTCGCTCGGACAGTCACTCAGCGGACGTTCCCGGACGCCATCCACGTCGAGGCCGGCGTCGAACAGCGCACGCAGGTCGGCAGCGGGTCGTAG
- a CDS encoding biotin transporter BioY, whose product MIEATSAGAILFRDTRGRREYLLLKSRPGDWEFPKGGVEGEEELQQTAIREVKEEAGIGDFRLLDGFREDYDYVFEANGNTIHKTVHLFVAKSFEASAELSTEHRDLQWRDYEQAINTVTQDGPREILEEAHEFLDERDDEEE is encoded by the coding sequence ATGATAGAGGCCACGAGCGCGGGAGCCATCCTCTTTCGCGATACGCGTGGCCGGCGGGAGTACCTCCTGCTCAAGAGCCGACCCGGCGATTGGGAGTTCCCCAAGGGCGGCGTCGAGGGCGAGGAAGAGCTCCAGCAGACCGCCATACGCGAAGTGAAAGAGGAGGCCGGTATCGGCGATTTCCGGCTTTTAGACGGGTTCCGCGAAGACTACGACTACGTGTTCGAGGCGAACGGCAACACCATCCACAAGACGGTCCACCTGTTCGTCGCGAAATCGTTCGAAGCGTCAGCCGAACTGTCCACAGAACACCGCGACCTGCAGTGGCGCGACTACGAACAGGCCATCAACACGGTCACGCAGGACGGCCCGCGCGAGATACTCGAAGAGGCACACGAGTTCCTCGACGAGCGCGACGACGAGGAAGAGTAA